In a genomic window of Polycladomyces abyssicola:
- the hisH gene encoding imidazole glycerol phosphate synthase subunit HisH has protein sequence MIAIVDYGMGNLHSVSKALERMGFEYRVTEDPEELRKADALILPGVGAFGDAMRELGERGLDNVIREEVLAGKPLLGICLGMQLLFTSSEEHGYHQGLNLLPGHVVPFTGEMKVPHMGWNWLSFDRPHPFFSGIEEGHVYFVHSYHVQADNPEDVWAVTDYHGPVTAIVGRGHIVGMQFHPEKSGKLGMALLKRFAERCQEKVGMV, from the coding sequence ATGATTGCCATCGTGGATTACGGGATGGGCAATTTGCACAGCGTCAGCAAGGCGCTGGAACGCATGGGATTTGAATACAGGGTGACGGAAGATCCCGAAGAACTCCGAAAAGCCGACGCGCTGATTCTCCCCGGAGTGGGTGCGTTCGGCGATGCCATGCGGGAACTGGGAGAGCGCGGTTTGGACAACGTCATCCGCGAAGAGGTATTGGCAGGCAAACCGCTGTTGGGCATTTGTCTCGGAATGCAACTGCTGTTTACCAGCAGTGAGGAACACGGATACCATCAAGGATTGAACCTGTTGCCGGGCCATGTGGTGCCGTTTACTGGTGAGATGAAAGTGCCGCACATGGGCTGGAACTGGTTGTCGTTTGATCGGCCGCATCCGTTTTTCAGCGGCATCGAGGAAGGTCACGTCTATTTCGTCCACTCCTATCACGTTCAGGCGGACAATCCGGAGGACGTATGGGCGGTGACGGATTATCACGGACCGGTCACGGCGATTGTGGGTCGCGGCCATATTGTGGGCATGCAGTTTCATCCGGAGAAAAGCGGGAAACTGGGTATGGCTCTGCTGAAACGATTTGCCGAGCGTTGTCAGGAAAAGGTGGGAATGGTATGA
- the hisB gene encoding imidazoleglycerol-phosphate dehydratase HisB, producing MRERTAEIKRKTNETDIVVRLNLDGTGRTQLDTGVPFLEHMLDLFAKHGLFDLEVTARGDIHIDDHHTVEDIGICLGMALAEALGDKKGIRRYGNAFVPMDETLGQVVVDLSNRPHLEFRAEFPDRRVGTFTVELVHEFFWKLALSARMNLHIILHYGRNTHHMIESLFKAAGRALDEATQIDPRVKGVPSSKGVL from the coding sequence ATGCGTGAGCGAACGGCGGAAATCAAGCGAAAAACCAACGAAACGGACATTGTGGTCCGGCTCAATCTGGACGGGACGGGTCGGACGCAATTGGATACCGGCGTCCCATTTTTGGAGCACATGTTGGATCTGTTCGCCAAACACGGTCTGTTTGATCTGGAAGTAACCGCACGCGGGGATATCCACATTGACGATCACCACACCGTGGAGGACATCGGCATTTGTTTGGGCATGGCACTGGCGGAAGCACTGGGGGACAAAAAAGGGATTCGGCGTTACGGCAACGCGTTTGTTCCGATGGATGAGACGTTGGGTCAGGTGGTCGTCGATTTGTCCAACCGACCGCATCTGGAGTTCCGTGCCGAATTCCCTGATCGGCGGGTCGGTACGTTTACCGTTGAATTGGTCCATGAGTTTTTCTGGAAGTTGGCGCTGTCGGCGCGGATGAACCTGCATATTATTCTGCATTATGGACGCAACACACACCATATGATCGAATCGCTGTTCAAGGCGGCGGGACGGGCACTGGACGAGGCGACTCAGATCGACCCGCGTGTCAAAGGCGTACCTTCATCCAAAGGAGTGCTGTGA
- the hisD gene encoding histidinol dehydrogenase, producing MIAIVKPGELNTRRSVDKGTEQQRQTVRTILNEVRNGGDGALLAYTRRFDGADLTRLDVTEEEIAAAYREVTQEWLASLRQAADRIRRYHERQRQTSWFHPEVDGTILGQLIRPLARVGIYVPGGRAAYPSSVLMNAIPAQVAGVEEIAMVTPPDRDGRIPATTLVAAKEAGVTEIWKVGGAQAVAALAYGTESIRPVDKIVGPGNIYVALAKQMVFGDVAIDMIAGPSEIVVVADETADPEWVAADLLSQAEHDPLASAVLITPSPTLAKHVAEALVQQCERLERREIAAQSLREQGAICVTSDMEEAIVTANRLAPEHLELMVKQPWDWIGKIKNAGAIFLGPYSPEPVGDYFAGPNHVLPTNGTARFSSPLSVDDFVKKSSVIAYSREALFRDGLHVVRLAEGEGLGAHAASIRVRLERKEKGENNA from the coding sequence ATGATCGCAATCGTGAAGCCGGGGGAGCTGAACACCCGCCGGTCGGTGGACAAGGGAACGGAGCAACAGCGGCAGACGGTGCGCACCATACTGAATGAAGTGCGTAATGGAGGCGACGGGGCTTTGCTCGCCTACACGCGTCGGTTTGATGGAGCCGATCTGACGCGGCTGGATGTAACGGAGGAGGAAATTGCGGCGGCTTATCGGGAAGTGACGCAAGAGTGGCTGGCATCCCTCCGGCAGGCGGCCGATCGGATCCGTCGCTACCACGAACGTCAACGACAGACATCTTGGTTTCATCCGGAAGTGGACGGCACCATACTGGGTCAATTGATCCGACCGCTCGCACGGGTCGGTATTTATGTACCGGGAGGGCGAGCAGCTTATCCATCCTCCGTGTTAATGAACGCCATTCCCGCGCAGGTGGCGGGGGTGGAGGAAATCGCGATGGTAACGCCGCCCGACCGGGATGGACGTATCCCTGCCACCACGCTGGTTGCAGCCAAGGAAGCCGGTGTGACGGAAATTTGGAAAGTAGGCGGTGCACAAGCCGTTGCCGCATTGGCGTACGGAACCGAATCGATTCGTCCTGTCGACAAAATCGTCGGGCCGGGAAACATTTACGTTGCCCTTGCCAAACAGATGGTGTTCGGCGATGTGGCCATAGACATGATCGCCGGACCAAGCGAAATTGTGGTCGTGGCTGATGAAACTGCCGATCCGGAATGGGTGGCGGCGGATCTGTTGTCCCAAGCCGAACACGACCCGTTGGCTTCGGCGGTGTTGATCACACCGTCCCCCACATTGGCCAAGCATGTGGCTGAGGCATTGGTGCAACAGTGCGAACGGTTGGAACGCAGGGAGATCGCCGCGCAGTCGTTGCGGGAGCAAGGAGCCATCTGTGTGACGAGTGACATGGAAGAGGCGATCGTCACCGCCAACCGTTTGGCTCCGGAACATCTGGAACTGATGGTGAAACAGCCTTGGGACTGGATCGGGAAAATAAAAAACGCCGGGGCGATCTTCCTCGGACCGTACAGCCCCGAGCCCGTTGGCGATTATTTCGCCGGACCCAACCATGTACTGCCGACCAACGGGACGGCGCGTTTCTCTTCGCCGCTCAGTGTGGACGATTTCGTGAAAAAATCGAGCGTGATTGCGTACAGCCGTGAAGCTCTGTTCCGGGACGGACTGCATGTGGTGCGTCTGGCCGAGGGCGAGGGATTGGGAGCCCATGCGGCTTCAATCCGCGTGCGGCTGGAACGGAAGGAAAAGGGTGAAAACAATGCGTGA
- the hisG gene encoding ATP phosphoribosyltransferase produces the protein MNNMLTIAMPKGRIFEEAVHLMREAGFPIPDELSEDSRKLIVTVPEAGLSFFLAKPMDVPTYVEYGTADLGVVGKDVLLEEERDVYELLDLRISPCRISVAGLPDWQPTLHPRVATKYPRIADRYFRERGQQVEVIRLNGSIELAPLIGLADRIVDIVSTGRTLKENGLVELETITTVTSRLIANRSSYRMKSEQIDALTCSLADTVRQGGSVR, from the coding sequence ATGAACAACATGTTGACGATCGCGATGCCAAAAGGGAGGATCTTTGAGGAAGCCGTCCACCTGATGCGAGAAGCCGGTTTTCCCATTCCGGACGAGCTGAGCGAGGATTCACGGAAATTGATCGTCACTGTGCCGGAAGCCGGCCTTTCCTTTTTCCTCGCCAAACCGATGGATGTGCCGACATATGTGGAGTATGGTACGGCCGATCTGGGCGTGGTGGGCAAGGACGTGTTGTTGGAAGAGGAACGGGACGTGTACGAACTGCTCGATCTGCGCATCAGCCCCTGCCGGATCTCCGTCGCCGGTTTGCCGGATTGGCAACCGACGCTGCATCCGCGGGTGGCGACGAAATATCCCCGCATTGCCGACCGGTATTTCCGTGAACGGGGGCAGCAGGTGGAAGTGATACGGCTGAATGGTTCGATCGAGCTGGCTCCTTTGATCGGTTTGGCCGATCGGATCGTGGATATCGTATCCACCGGGCGCACCCTGAAAGAAAACGGACTGGTGGAACTGGAAACCATCACGACGGTCACCTCGCGTCTGATCGCGAACCGGTCCAGCTACCGCATGAAAAGTGAACAAATTGATGCCTTGACCTGCTCGTTGGCCGATACGGTTCGTCAAGGAGGGAGCGTGCGATGA
- the hisZ gene encoding ATP phosphoribosyltransferase regulatory subunit translates to MAKPREFEKPTGFRDFPPSLAAKKRAVEERIHRCFERWGYQEVITPTLEYHDTVGRASAIPEEKLFKLIDREGKTLVLRPDQTAPIARVVGSVLREVPVPLRLLYHGSVFRAQERSAGRNAEFFQSGVELVGEASPEAEAEVIALAVETIRACGLDAFQLAVGHVGLLDGVLRQAVADEGAVQELKESLGARNVVGFFGLLERFSLPDSVKRELTSLLQVRRNPSELMCLNLVTSSPETQAAVERLSAMWSSLADFGVTPHVVLDLGLVGSLGYYTGIYFEGYTASLGFPVLSGGSYDQLLERFDRPLPATGFAVKLDRVMEAGGVPDMQKRRVAVLYDRSQRPEAILVAERMREQGHHVVLQWRDDQGGHPSDEWLALFDEVIRIGEEEGR, encoded by the coding sequence ATGGCAAAACCGCGGGAATTTGAAAAACCGACCGGATTTCGTGATTTTCCGCCGTCGTTGGCGGCGAAGAAACGCGCGGTGGAAGAGCGGATTCACCGGTGTTTCGAGCGTTGGGGATATCAGGAAGTGATTACGCCGACGCTGGAGTACCATGACACCGTGGGTCGCGCCAGTGCCATTCCCGAAGAGAAATTGTTTAAGCTGATCGACCGGGAAGGAAAAACGCTCGTGCTGCGTCCCGACCAAACCGCACCGATCGCACGCGTGGTGGGGTCCGTATTGCGTGAGGTGCCCGTGCCGCTTCGCCTGTTGTACCATGGCAGCGTGTTTCGGGCGCAAGAACGTTCCGCGGGTCGCAACGCCGAGTTTTTCCAATCCGGTGTGGAGCTCGTCGGGGAGGCTTCGCCCGAAGCAGAAGCGGAAGTGATCGCGCTTGCGGTGGAAACGATTCGGGCATGTGGTTTGGACGCGTTTCAATTGGCGGTGGGTCATGTGGGCCTGCTGGATGGTGTGCTGCGGCAAGCAGTGGCGGATGAAGGGGCGGTCCAAGAACTGAAGGAATCGTTGGGAGCCCGCAATGTAGTCGGGTTTTTCGGTTTGTTGGAGCGATTTTCCTTGCCTGATTCGGTAAAACGGGAACTGACCTCGTTGCTCCAGGTGAGGAGAAATCCGTCGGAGTTGATGTGTCTCAACTTGGTGACATCGTCGCCGGAGACACAAGCGGCGGTGGAGCGGCTTTCAGCCATGTGGTCGTCGCTCGCCGATTTCGGCGTGACGCCGCACGTGGTGCTGGATTTGGGGTTGGTCGGCAGTTTGGGCTATTATACGGGCATTTATTTTGAAGGCTATACGGCTTCCCTGGGGTTCCCTGTCTTGAGCGGGGGCAGTTACGACCAATTGTTGGAGCGGTTTGACCGTCCGCTTCCGGCGACAGGGTTTGCGGTGAAGCTGGATCGCGTGATGGAGGCAGGCGGCGTGCCGGATATGCAGAAGCGGCGAGTGGCCGTTCTGTATGACCGGTCACAACGGCCGGAAGCGATTCTTGTCGCCGAGCGGATGCGCGAACAGGGACACCATGTCGTGTTGCAGTGGCGGGATGATCAAGGCGGACATCCGTCGGACGAATGGTTGGCGTTATTTGACGAAGTGATCCGGATCGGGGAGGAGGAAGGGCGATGA
- a CDS encoding non-canonical purine NTP pyrophosphatase, with amino-acid sequence MKLQFATQNEGKLAEAKRVLSRFGIEVIGLSVDLWEPTSGEIQTVTMEKLRQIRRMGYDRVMVDDAGIFFAAYNHFPGVLTKRVFDRIGYRGVRKLLEGEDRTAWFEGCIAVSWDGETRLFAARTPGRILDPIPDGIRPEPGLPFNPIFIPDGETRVLGAMTPEEQMKYSYRSRALEQMAEWLLSR; translated from the coding sequence GTGAAGTTGCAATTCGCCACTCAAAATGAAGGAAAATTGGCAGAAGCGAAACGGGTACTATCCCGGTTCGGGATTGAAGTGATCGGATTATCCGTCGATTTGTGGGAGCCTACCAGTGGGGAAATTCAAACGGTAACCATGGAAAAACTGCGGCAAATTCGTCGGATGGGATATGACCGTGTCATGGTGGATGACGCCGGCATCTTTTTCGCCGCGTACAACCATTTTCCCGGTGTGTTGACCAAAAGGGTGTTTGACCGGATTGGTTACCGCGGAGTGAGAAAACTATTGGAAGGGGAAGATCGGACGGCTTGGTTTGAAGGTTGCATCGCCGTTTCTTGGGATGGGGAAACCCGTCTGTTTGCTGCAAGGACACCCGGGCGCATCCTCGATCCGATTCCTGATGGCATCCGACCGGAACCGGGCTTGCCTTTCAATCCCATCTTTATTCCCGACGGTGAAACGCGGGTATTGGGAGCGATGACGCCTGAAGAACAAATGAAGTATTCGTATCGCAGTCGCGCACTGGAGCAAATGGCGGAATGGTTGTTGAGCCGGTGA
- a CDS encoding quinone-dependent dihydroorotate dehydrogenase produces the protein MYAIWRKWLFRLDPETAHEWTIRSLQAMQSVPAFLAAVERRMCVMDDRLAVRCWNRIFPNPVGLAAGFDKHAGVYPALAAFGFGSIEVGTLTPRPQPGNPKPRLFRLPEDEAIINRMGFNNSGIEHAARSFVSLPRPAIPIGINLGKNKEIPNEKAANDYRIGLRTLYRYGDYFVINISSPNTQGLRDLQQVNALDRLLAEVMAEKRQLQKETGEERPILLKVAPDMPLEMLSDMVRIGLQHRINGFIATNTTLTREGLKNAHAGETGGLSGKPLRRKSTEFIRHIYRETEGSVPIIGVGGIFTGEDAYEKIRAGARLVQVYTGMIYRGPGIAREINQTLIRVLERDGLNSIEAAVGADV, from the coding sequence TTGTATGCAATATGGAGAAAATGGCTGTTTCGATTGGACCCGGAAACTGCACATGAGTGGACGATACGCAGTTTGCAGGCCATGCAGTCTGTCCCTGCATTTCTTGCCGCTGTCGAACGCCGCATGTGCGTAATGGATGATCGGCTCGCCGTCCGTTGCTGGAATCGCATTTTCCCTAATCCCGTCGGTTTGGCGGCCGGGTTCGACAAACACGCAGGTGTATACCCGGCGCTGGCCGCTTTCGGATTTGGATCGATCGAGGTGGGGACACTCACCCCGCGACCTCAACCGGGCAATCCGAAGCCGCGCCTGTTCCGTCTGCCGGAAGACGAGGCTATCATCAACCGAATGGGCTTCAATAACAGCGGCATCGAACATGCAGCCCGATCATTTGTCAGTCTTCCCCGTCCCGCCATTCCCATCGGCATCAATTTGGGCAAAAACAAGGAAATCCCCAATGAAAAGGCGGCCAATGACTACCGAATTGGCTTGCGAACGCTGTACAGATACGGCGATTATTTCGTCATCAACATCAGTTCTCCCAATACCCAAGGATTGCGTGATCTTCAGCAAGTGAACGCCCTAGACCGATTGTTGGCCGAGGTGATGGCGGAAAAACGGCAACTGCAAAAAGAAACGGGCGAAGAGCGACCCATTCTGCTCAAGGTGGCCCCCGACATGCCGTTGGAAATGCTGTCCGATATGGTACGAATCGGATTGCAACACCGCATCAACGGATTCATTGCCACCAACACCACGTTGACCCGGGAAGGATTGAAAAACGCACATGCCGGGGAAACAGGCGGCTTAAGCGGAAAACCACTCCGTCGCAAATCCACTGAATTTATCCGGCACATCTACCGGGAAACCGAGGGTAGCGTCCCCATCATCGGGGTAGGTGGCATCTTTACCGGTGAGGACGCTTATGAAAAAATACGGGCGGGCGCCCGGCTGGTGCAGGTGTATACCGGCATGATCTACCGCGGCCCCGGCATCGCGCGGGAGATCAATCAAACGTTGATCCGTGTTTTGGAACGTGACGGCTTGAATTCGATTGAAGCAGCCGTCGGAGCTGACGTGTGA
- a CDS encoding efflux RND transporter permease subunit: MGVLTRFSLRNTAAVLILVLLVTFGGLYTATQLKMEAMPDITFPVIVVITPYPGASPQDVDQKVTQPIEQSLQGIAGAKKISSVSADSTSVVVVEYDFDTDLDKAKQEIQEAVDRVSLPDGAMKPSFSRFGFNTFPFMILGVTSQTKDPEELEKWVKETAEPILKTADGVGQVQIKGQGPKAVYVRLKQDRLKKYNLTAQQVQQALQASNVSIPVGELPSGRLDLPIRVDQKITSVDQLKNLRLTIQPNPQEGMEDAFNQIGQSMQGLGQAVGGLGQSVGQLGQGLGEVGQGVGLLQAQVRILQSAQQLQAQLLGDQIALNAAEMRLKQNPQDQEAAAQVAQLKPKVAAEIQALKQLNAQLSQLQKQMPQPKGAPAGGAPREMGEQPKTGGKPKIKETQIQTVKLSEIADISESQQDSTMITRMNGKPSVNIELIKDPDGNIVEAAEAVSAKLATLKKQDPNVQFTLLFDQSRAVKSSIRSMVREGLLGALFAAVVILLFLRNFRTTLIAVVSIPLSVLATLILLKQADITLNVMTLGGLAVAIGRVVDDSIVVIENIYRHLMKNRDRTVDLITYATKEVGAAITSSTLTTVAVFVPLGLVSGIVGKVFLPFALTVVFALLCSLIVAVTVVPLMAKLMLLNKRKQPRFNKKESGMAASYRRALAWALDHKGVVLSVSTLALVASLFLIPLVGTSFLPSNKDKAVQVKLELPPGTALSTTDAQARKLEAKLRNYPQVKQVSTTVGNLRGQLAGDGTIGSTNKVSLFANLDPDTDMDRFLSQVRNDLGNIKGNGELQVLEVKSIGPPSSQIVAIIKGERMADIRKTADILTNKMKKVSGLTNVTNNLSEQKGLVSVHVDQAKAAQHGLVPMQVAMSIRGLLQAEKVSELEKGSQTEEIKLGLANKDLHSVERLKAIQLLTPTGKMIKLGDIASVRVEQGPVTIQKENGSQYAQVSGDVIGKDTGALSRQVQQIINGMKLPSGVKVTLRGDTEEMQKSFAQLGIAMVVAVAAVYLVMIVTFGEATAPFTILFSLPFAVIGGLVGLWLSDQPISVSAMIGALMLIGIVVTNAIVLIDRVQQQRARGLDIRSALLEAAGTRLRPILMTALATVFALLPLGLGYGEGSLISQGLAVVVIGGLTSSTLLTLFIVPIMYSILTRGKDRLTRNRRTEVTTG, from the coding sequence GTGGGCGTATTGACGCGGTTCTCCCTGCGAAACACGGCTGCCGTGCTGATCCTGGTCCTGCTGGTCACCTTCGGCGGACTGTATACGGCAACCCAGCTGAAAATGGAAGCGATGCCCGACATCACGTTCCCGGTCATTGTGGTGATCACGCCGTATCCGGGAGCATCGCCACAGGATGTGGACCAAAAGGTGACACAGCCGATCGAGCAATCGTTGCAGGGAATTGCCGGAGCCAAGAAGATCAGTTCGGTGTCGGCTGACAGCACGTCGGTTGTGGTCGTGGAGTATGATTTCGACACGGATCTGGACAAGGCCAAGCAGGAGATACAGGAAGCGGTTGACCGTGTCTCCCTGCCGGACGGCGCGATGAAACCGTCGTTCAGCCGGTTCGGATTCAATACATTTCCGTTCATGATCCTAGGGGTGACAAGCCAAACCAAAGACCCGGAAGAACTGGAAAAATGGGTGAAGGAAACGGCTGAGCCCATCCTGAAAACAGCTGATGGCGTGGGTCAGGTGCAGATCAAGGGACAGGGCCCCAAAGCCGTGTATGTTCGCTTGAAACAGGATCGGCTGAAAAAGTACAATCTGACGGCGCAACAGGTTCAGCAAGCGCTCCAGGCGAGCAACGTTTCCATCCCGGTGGGCGAATTGCCGTCCGGGCGGTTGGATTTGCCAATACGGGTGGATCAGAAGATCACGTCCGTTGATCAATTGAAAAATTTACGCCTCACCATCCAACCCAATCCACAGGAAGGAATGGAGGATGCCTTCAACCAGATCGGCCAAAGCATGCAGGGATTGGGTCAGGCTGTCGGCGGCCTGGGCCAGTCAGTTGGTCAACTGGGCCAGGGATTGGGTGAAGTGGGCCAAGGTGTGGGGCTGTTGCAGGCTCAAGTGCGTATCTTACAATCAGCACAACAATTGCAGGCCCAGCTGTTGGGGGATCAAATCGCACTCAACGCCGCGGAAATGCGGCTTAAGCAAAACCCGCAGGATCAGGAAGCAGCTGCACAGGTGGCGCAGTTGAAACCGAAAGTGGCTGCCGAGATACAAGCGTTGAAACAGCTCAATGCACAGCTGAGCCAACTACAAAAGCAGATGCCGCAACCCAAGGGGGCACCCGCAGGCGGAGCCCCGCGCGAAATGGGTGAACAACCGAAGACAGGCGGTAAACCGAAGATCAAGGAAACACAAATTCAGACGGTGAAACTGTCCGAAATCGCTGATATCAGCGAATCGCAACAGGACAGCACCATGATTACGCGCATGAATGGGAAGCCGTCGGTCAATATCGAGTTGATCAAGGACCCCGACGGCAACATCGTGGAAGCGGCTGAAGCGGTCTCGGCTAAACTGGCAACGCTGAAAAAGCAGGATCCCAATGTACAGTTCACATTGTTGTTTGACCAATCGCGAGCGGTAAAATCGTCGATTCGAAGCATGGTGCGGGAAGGCTTGTTGGGAGCACTGTTTGCAGCCGTTGTGATTCTGTTGTTCCTGCGCAATTTCCGTACGACATTGATCGCCGTAGTTTCGATTCCGCTGTCGGTGTTGGCCACACTGATTCTTCTCAAACAAGCGGACATCACGTTGAATGTGATGACTCTCGGTGGTTTGGCTGTCGCCATCGGGCGGGTGGTGGATGACAGCATCGTCGTAATTGAAAACATTTATCGTCACCTGATGAAAAACCGCGATCGGACCGTCGATCTGATCACCTATGCCACCAAGGAAGTGGGGGCTGCCATTACATCTTCCACCCTGACGACGGTGGCGGTATTCGTACCATTGGGCTTGGTCAGTGGGATTGTCGGCAAAGTGTTTCTGCCGTTTGCGCTGACGGTGGTATTTGCCCTTCTTTGTTCACTGATTGTCGCCGTTACGGTGGTTCCGCTGATGGCGAAATTGATGCTGTTGAACAAAAGGAAACAGCCACGCTTCAATAAGAAGGAAAGCGGAATGGCGGCCAGTTACCGACGGGCATTGGCATGGGCTTTGGATCACAAAGGAGTCGTTCTGTCTGTATCCACTTTGGCACTTGTCGCCAGTCTGTTCCTCATCCCGTTGGTAGGAACCAGTTTTCTCCCGTCCAATAAGGACAAAGCTGTGCAAGTGAAACTGGAATTGCCGCCCGGTACCGCTTTGAGTACCACTGATGCCCAGGCTCGGAAATTGGAAGCAAAGCTGCGGAACTATCCCCAAGTAAAGCAAGTGTCCACGACCGTGGGTAATTTGCGCGGACAGTTGGCAGGGGACGGGACGATCGGCAGCACCAACAAGGTGTCCCTGTTTGCCAACCTCGATCCGGACACGGACATGGACCGTTTCTTGTCCCAAGTACGGAACGACTTGGGCAACATCAAAGGAAATGGTGAACTGCAGGTATTGGAAGTGAAAAGCATCGGACCGCCTTCCAGCCAGATTGTTGCGATCATCAAAGGGGAGCGAATGGCGGACATCCGAAAAACGGCTGACATCTTGACGAACAAAATGAAGAAAGTGAGCGGCCTTACCAATGTGACCAACAACCTGAGCGAACAAAAAGGACTGGTTTCCGTCCATGTCGATCAGGCCAAAGCTGCCCAACACGGTTTGGTGCCGATGCAGGTGGCAATGTCGATTCGCGGGTTGTTGCAGGCGGAAAAAGTGAGTGAGCTAGAGAAAGGGAGCCAGACCGAGGAGATTAAACTGGGGTTGGCAAACAAGGACCTGCATTCCGTCGAGCGATTGAAAGCCATTCAATTATTGACCCCGACAGGCAAGATGATCAAATTGGGTGACATCGCTTCCGTCAGGGTTGAGCAGGGGCCCGTCACCATTCAAAAAGAGAACGGATCCCAGTATGCTCAGGTATCTGGCGACGTAATCGGCAAGGACACGGGGGCGCTGTCACGGCAAGTCCAGCAGATCATCAACGGGATGAAACTTCCGTCCGGCGTGAAGGTAACGCTGAGGGGCGACACGGAGGAGATGCAAAAAAGCTTTGCCCAGCTGGGTATTGCCATGGTAGTGGCTGTAGCCGCCGTCTACTTGGTGATGATCGTCACCTTTGGTGAAGCGACTGCTCCGTTCACGATCCTGTTTTCCCTGCCGTTTGCTGTGATCGGCGGATTGGTCGGTTTGTGGCTGTCTGACCAACCGATCAGCGTATCCGCTATGATCGGGGCACTGATGCTGATCGGAATCGTCGTCACCAATGCGATCGTGTTGATCGACCGGGTTCAGCAACAACGGGCACGCGGGCTGGACATCCGTTCGGCGCTCCTGGAAGCGGCCGGTACCCGGTTACGGCCGATTCTGATGACGGCGCTGGCCACCGTGTTCGCCCTGTTGCCGTTGGGGCTGGGTTACGGTGAAGGGTCACTCATTTCACAGGGATTGGCCGTTGTGGTGATCGGAGGGTTGACTTCCTCCACACTGCTGACCCTCTTTATCGTTCCGATTATGTACAGCATTCTCACACGGGGGAAAGACCGGTTGACGCGAAATCGGCGTACCGAAGTGACGACGGGTTAG
- a CDS encoding TetR/AcrR family transcriptional regulator: MSPRRPEQNAAIRERRIQQILEAALKVYRARGYHGAEIGEIARVAGLGRGLIYYYFRNKRDLFLTLIRRTLEAWQERAKDILDADLSVVERLARYLKEMCVLALQHPEITYFHTTISRNLRVIFPNEAEEVMSLYEQYMFVSFRHLIEEGVRRGELRDVDPRVAERMFFSVLFGALDNENMITPEHIDPLMEITLFGLVKTDGRTTVFG, encoded by the coding sequence ATGTCGCCGCGAAGACCCGAGCAAAACGCGGCCATACGGGAAAGACGTATTCAGCAGATACTGGAGGCCGCGTTGAAAGTATATCGCGCACGGGGATACCACGGAGCCGAGATTGGGGAGATTGCCCGCGTGGCAGGCCTGGGACGCGGACTGATCTATTATTACTTCCGTAACAAGAGGGATTTGTTTTTGACACTCATCCGTCGTACGTTGGAGGCATGGCAGGAGCGTGCGAAGGATATTTTGGACGCCGATTTGTCTGTTGTCGAACGTCTGGCGCGATATTTGAAGGAGATGTGTGTACTGGCGCTGCAACATCCGGAAATCACCTATTTCCATACCACCATCTCTCGCAATCTGCGTGTCATCTTTCCAAATGAAGCAGAAGAAGTGATGTCTCTTTACGAGCAATACATGTTTGTTTCCTTTCGCCACTTGATCGAAGAGGGGGTTCGCAGGGGGGAACTGCGCGATGTGGACCCTCGGGTGGCGGAGCGGATGTTTTTCAGTGTATTGTTCGGCGCACTTGATAACGAAAACATGATTACACCGGAGCATATTGATCCGTTAATGGAAATTACGTTGTTTGGTCTGGTGAAAACTGATGGGAGAACAACCGTATTTGGATGA
- a CDS encoding macro domain-containing protein — MIRYVRGNILEADVEALVNPVNCVGTMGKGLAFAFKESYPANFAVYVLACQAGKIKPGSVYPVFERGKWIMNFDVDVDVYEPHV, encoded by the coding sequence ATGATTCGATATGTAAGAGGAAATATATTGGAAGCGGATGTGGAAGCATTGGTGAATCCCGTCAACTGTGTCGGCACGATGGGAAAAGGATTGGCCTTCGCATTCAAAGAGTCGTATCCGGCCAATTTCGCTGTGTATGTTTTGGCTTGTCAAGCCGGCAAAATAAAACCGGGTTCGGTGTACCCGGTTTTTGAACGAGGAAAATGGATCATGAACTTCGATGTCGATGTTGATGTATACGAACCCCATGTTTAA